One window of the bacterium genome contains the following:
- a CDS encoding aminotransferase class IV, with protein MIIYLNGNFFELEKAKISCLDHSFLYGDGAFETLRAYNGGIFRLDEHIERFKDAASILEIKIPEIDIEKILHQLLSLNNLKDAIIRITISRGEGPRGIDPTLCKKSNIVVMTEEFKGIPKKCISATILNIRKPHPKTLPPIKSNNYLPNILGKIEANKKGVDDGIFLTIDGYVACGLTSNIFIFKENNLITPPLSTGILPGITRKAVLEIANSIGIRVLEKKFKKESLFDADCVFLTSTGYEIMPVVSIDNHKYKIPQGLISKLLSLFREKI; from the coding sequence TTGATTATATATCTTAACGGAAATTTTTTTGAATTAGAAAAAGCAAAGATTTCTTGTCTTGACCATTCCTTCCTTTATGGTGATGGAGCCTTTGAGACATTAAGGGCATATAATGGAGGTATCTTTAGGCTAGATGAGCATATAGAAAGGTTTAAAGATGCAGCCTCTATATTAGAGATAAAAATTCCAGAAATTGATATAGAGAAAATTCTTCATCAGCTTTTAAGCCTAAATAATTTAAAAGATGCCATTATAAGAATCACCATTTCAAGGGGAGAGGGTCCTCGTGGAATAGATCCTACTTTATGCAAAAAGTCAAATATTGTTGTAATGACAGAGGAATTTAAGGGTATCCCAAAAAAATGTATATCTGCAACAATATTAAATATAAGAAAGCCCCATCCAAAAACCCTTCCTCCAATAAAATCCAATAACTACCTTCCAAATATCTTGGGAAAGATTGAGGCAAATAAAAAAGGGGTGGATGATGGAATATTCCTTACAATTGATGGCTATGTAGCTTGTGGACTAACAAGCAATATATTTATTTTTAAAGAAAATAATCTCATTACGCCTCCTTTATCTACTGGCATACTCCCTGGTATTACAAGAAAGGCTGTTCTTGAAATAGCAAACTCAATTGGCATCAGGGTTCTTGAGAAAAAATTTAAGAAAGAATCCCTTTTTGATGCAGATTGTGTATTTTTAACAAGCACGGGCTATGAAATTATGCCTGTTGTAAGCATAGATAACCATAAATATAAAATCCCACAAGGGCTGATAAGCAAACTTCTTTCTTTATTTAGGGAAAAAATATAG
- a CDS encoding VIT domain-containing protein, with amino-acid sequence MKRLFFLIPFLCFADGVIIPIPPSPDVKPVPLSLDYHNVSVKIKDQVASTIVDQAFINPYRQDIEGTYIFPLPQDASISSFSLFQDGKKISGEVLDKERAKKIYEDIVRRMKDPGLLEYIGGNLFKARVYPIPANGKKKIEISYNEILKSEEGVCKYIYPLDIEKLSEKPIKEIFINIEISESIPIKSIYSPTHNIKVERKDDYNARITYEESNKKPSSDFILYYTLDSKDIGLSLLTHKEDEDGFFLLLSSPNQKKEQSIPKDITFVIDTSGSMAGNKIEQAKSALIFCINSLNQDDRFNIIRFSSDIEPLFKEINGATGENREYARKFIKNLKASGGTNINDALISAFTKEEKRPHIILFLTDGIPTVGETDIQKITRNVVENNKKSKVFVFGVGDNVNTNLLDIVSSENNGISTYIREKENIEEPISSLYKKIENPVLSDISLSFGEVSVYDLYPKKIGDLFFGSQIILLGRYKDYGKTSLVLSGMMKEKRVYEYNVNFPKKEKGNEFIPHLWATRKIGYLLDQIRLKGENQEIIDEIKELSKKYGIITPYTSFLVVEEEEKVIQERFNALSKEDVGKHAIRMAEEMFALKGETIAKPSSYDVKHIKGRTYILKDGKWQDIEYKDKKTKKIKYESDEYFSLLNEETGKIFSLGKRIIFKYKENWYEVVE; translated from the coding sequence ATGAAAAGGCTCTTTTTCCTTATCCCATTTCTTTGCTTTGCTGATGGAGTTATTATTCCAATCCCGCCAAGCCCGGATGTTAAGCCTGTCCCCTTATCCCTTGATTACCATAATGTTTCTGTAAAGATAAAAGACCAGGTAGCAAGCACAATTGTTGACCAGGCTTTTATAAACCCCTATAGGCAGGATATAGAGGGAACATATATCTTTCCCCTACCACAGGATGCATCTATTTCTTCATTTTCCCTATTTCAGGATGGAAAGAAGATAAGCGGAGAGGTTTTAGACAAAGAGAGGGCAAAAAAGATTTATGAGGATATTGTAAGGAGGATGAAAGACCCAGGTCTTCTTGAATATATTGGAGGAAATCTATTCAAGGCAAGGGTATATCCAATTCCAGCAAATGGCAAAAAGAAGATTGAGATTTCATATAATGAGATTCTAAAATCAGAGGAAGGGGTTTGCAAATACATCTATCCCCTTGATATTGAAAAATTATCAGAAAAACCTATAAAAGAGATTTTTATTAACATTGAGATAAGCGAAAGCATTCCCATAAAAAGCATCTATTCTCCAACGCATAATATAAAGGTAGAGAGAAAGGATGATTACAATGCAAGGATAACATACGAAGAAAGCAATAAAAAGCCCTCCTCTGACTTTATCCTTTACTATACCCTGGATTCAAAAGACATCGGGCTTTCATTGCTTACACATAAGGAGGATGAAGATGGATTTTTTCTCCTTCTTTCATCTCCAAATCAAAAGAAGGAACAAAGCATTCCAAAGGATATAACATTTGTTATTGATACATCTGGGAGTATGGCAGGGAATAAAATAGAGCAGGCAAAATCTGCCCTTATTTTTTGCATAAATAGCTTAAACCAGGATGATAGGTTTAATATAATAAGGTTTAGCTCTGATATTGAGCCATTATTTAAAGAAATAAATGGGGCAACAGGCGAAAACAGAGAGTATGCAAGAAAATTCATAAAGAATCTCAAGGCATCTGGAGGGACAAATATAAATGATGCCCTGATTTCAGCTTTTACAAAGGAAGAAAAAAGGCCCCATATAATCCTCTTTTTAACAGATGGCATTCCAACGGTTGGCGAAACCGATATACAAAAAATAACAAGGAATGTAGTCGAAAATAATAAAAAATCTAAGGTTTTTGTCTTTGGCGTCGGAGATAATGTAAATACGAATCTTTTGGATATTGTCTCATCTGAAAACAATGGAATTTCAACATACATAAGGGAAAAAGAGAATATAGAAGAGCCAATATCCTCCCTTTATAAAAAAATAGAAAACCCTGTCCTGTCTGATATTTCCTTATCATTTGGAGAGGTTTCTGTCTACGATTTATACCCAAAGAAGATAGGAGACCTTTTCTTTGGGTCACAAATCATCCTCCTTGGAAGATACAAAGATTATGGAAAAACAAGCCTAGTTCTCTCTGGAATGATGAAGGAAAAGAGGGTTTATGAATATAATGTAAATTTTCCAAAAAAGGAGAAAGGCAATGAATTCATTCCCCATCTTTGGGCAACCAGGAAAATTGGCTATTTGTTAGACCAGATAAGGCTTAAAGGGGAAAATCAGGAGATTATTGATGAGATAAAGGAATTAAGCAAAAAATATGGGATAATAACACCGTATACATCATTTCTTGTTGTAGAGGAGGAAGAAAAGGTAATTCAAGAGAGATTTAACGCTTTAAGCAAAGAAGATGTAGGAAAACATGCAATAAGAATGGCAGAAGAGATGTTTGCTTTGAAAGGGGAAACCATTGCAAAACCAAGCAGCTATGATGTAAAGCATATTAAAGGAAGGACATATATTTTAAAGGATGGAAAATGGCAGGATATAGAATATAAGGATAAAAAGACAAAAAAGATAAAATACGAAAGCGATGAATACTTTAGCCTCCTCAATGAAGAAACAGGAAAGATATTTAGCCTAGGAAAAAGGATAATCTTTAAGTATAAAGAAAATTGGTATGAGGTTGTGGAATAA
- the rpmE gene encoding 50S ribosomal protein L31, whose protein sequence is MKQGIHPDYKNVVVSCACGMSFETRSTYPKGNTIRLEICSNCHPFFTGKQKLVDTAGRVERFQERYKKKKSS, encoded by the coding sequence ATGAAGCAAGGAATACATCCCGATTACAAAAATGTTGTTGTAAGTTGTGCCTGCGGTATGAGTTTTGAAACAAGGTCAACATACCCCAAAGGAAATACAATAAGGCTTGAGATATGCTCAAATTGCCATCCATTCTTTACAGGAAAGCAAAAGCTTGTTGATACAGCAGGAAGGGTAGAGAGATTTCAAGAAAGGTATAAGAAGAAAAAATCCTCTTGA